A single genomic interval of Theropithecus gelada isolate Dixy chromosome 16, Tgel_1.0, whole genome shotgun sequence harbors:
- the TK1 gene encoding thymidine kinase, cytosolic: MGPGSEWSRQCHSLASAFWLLASLCLLTLWLSLPRNTMEALPACLLRDAAQEALGVAVIGIDEGQFFPDIVEFCEAMANAGKTVIVAALDGTFQRKPFGTILNLVPLAESVVKLTAVCMECFREAAYTKRLGTEKEVEVIGGADKYHSVCRLCYFKKASGQPAGPDNKENCPVPGKPGEAVAARKLFAPQQILQCSPAN; encoded by the exons ATGGGCCCTG GTAGCGAGTGGTCGCGACAGTGCCATTCCCTGGCCTCTGCATTCTGGCTTCTGGCCTCCCTGTGCCTGCTCACGCTCTGGCTTTCTCTTCCCAGGAACACCATGGAGGCGCTGCCCGCCTGCCTGCTCCGAGACGCGGCCCAGGAGGCCCTGGGCGTGGCTGTCATAGGCATCGACGAGGGGCAGTTT TTCCCTGACATCGTGGAGTTCTGCGAGGCCATGGCCAATGCTGGGAAGACTGTGATTGTGGCTGCATTGGATGGGACATTCCAGAGGAAG CCATTCGGGACCATCCTCAACCTGGTGCCGCTGGCCGAGAGCGTGGTGAAGCTGACCGCGGTGTGCATGGAGTGCTTCCGGGAAGCCGCCTATACCAAGAGGCTCGGCACAGAGAAGGAG GTCGAGGTGATTGGGGGAGCAGACAAGTACCACTCCGTGTGTCGGCTCTGCTACTTCAAGAAGGCCTCAGGCCAGCCTGCCGGGCCGGACAACAAAGAGAACTGCCCAGTGCCAGGAAAGCCAGGGGAGGCCGTGGCTGCCAGGAAGCTCTTTGCCCCACAGCAGATTCTACAATGCAGCCCCGCCAACTGA